A window of Corallococcus macrosporus DSM 14697 contains these coding sequences:
- the uvrA gene encoding excinuclease ABC subunit UvrA: protein MSEPDVISLRGAKEHNLKNVSLDIPKKKLVVFTGVSGSGKSSLAFDTLYAEGQRRYVESLSAYARQFLGQMEKPKYDTIRGLSPTISIEQKAASNNPRSTVGTVTEVHDYLRVLYASIGVQHCPNCGVKVGKQSAQQIVEEILKAPAGTRLQVLAPLVTNRKGEHKDLLAEAQKRGFSRARIDGALKSLEERVELDKKSKHDIALVIDRVVLKPDVKTRLTDSVETALREGKGTIIITDEKGTLASDRVMSELNACSKCGLSFGDLTPASFSFNNPLGMCTDCNGLGTKPEMDPDLIVPDTSRSIRDGAIEPWAGSMNRGEGWTADFVESLSKAFKIDLDVPYAKLTRREKDTLMYGASGKSFTVAWGEGGKYKMEWEGLVERMMRNFKTTTSEARRTELQKYFSDKPCPSCKGERLKPESRAVKVHGRTIVDLSRLTISDSLGFLSDLALSAHERKIATELLKEIRSRLSFLVDVGLGYLMLDRTASTLSGGESQRIRLASQMGSELTGVIYILDEPSIGLHQRDNGKLLLTLKRLRDLGNSVIVVEHDEETMEEADWLVDFGPGAGELGGQVVAQGTPAEVMANEASSTGAYLSGRLEIEIPQERRKPDPKRKLVIQGARENNLKNVDAEIPLGVFTAVTGVSGAGKSTLINDILFPALARHLYESREAPGKHKAVHGLEHLDKVIDIDQRPIGRTPRSNPATYTKLFDNIREVFAMTPEARAFGYGPGRFSFNIKGGRCESCEGDGVKLVEMHFLADVYVPCEVCAGKRFNEATLRVRYKGKNVAEVLDMSVREAMEHFGAHRDIMRVLQTLHDVGLGYIRLGQPSPTLSGGEAQRIKLARELARVATGRTLYILDEPTTGLHFEDIRKLLSVLNRLVEAGNTVLVIEHNLDVIKSADWIVDLGPEGGAGGGRILAAGTPEEVAQVEGSHTGRYLGHVLTKARRARVGVRVEEAAPLKKGARG from the coding sequence ATGTCCGAGCCCGACGTCATTTCCCTCAGAGGCGCCAAGGAGCACAACCTCAAGAACGTCTCCCTGGACATCCCCAAGAAAAAGCTCGTCGTCTTCACCGGCGTGTCCGGTTCGGGCAAGAGCTCGCTCGCCTTCGACACCCTCTACGCGGAAGGCCAGCGCCGCTACGTGGAGAGTCTCTCCGCCTATGCCCGGCAATTCCTGGGGCAGATGGAGAAGCCGAAGTACGACACCATCCGTGGCCTTTCGCCCACCATCTCCATCGAGCAGAAGGCGGCCAGCAACAACCCCCGCTCCACGGTGGGCACCGTCACGGAAGTCCATGACTACCTGCGCGTGCTCTACGCCTCCATCGGGGTGCAGCACTGCCCCAACTGTGGCGTGAAGGTGGGCAAGCAGAGCGCGCAGCAGATCGTGGAGGAAATCCTCAAGGCGCCCGCGGGCACCAGGCTCCAGGTGCTGGCGCCGCTCGTCACCAACCGCAAGGGCGAGCACAAGGACCTGCTCGCCGAGGCGCAGAAGCGCGGCTTCTCCCGCGCGCGCATCGACGGCGCGCTCAAGAGCCTGGAGGAGCGCGTCGAGCTGGACAAGAAGTCCAAGCACGACATCGCGCTCGTCATCGACCGCGTGGTGCTCAAGCCGGACGTGAAGACGCGCCTCACCGACTCCGTGGAGACGGCGCTGCGCGAGGGCAAGGGCACCATCATCATCACCGACGAGAAGGGCACGCTCGCCTCCGACCGGGTGATGAGCGAGCTCAACGCCTGCTCCAAGTGCGGCCTGTCCTTCGGGGATTTGACGCCCGCGTCCTTCTCCTTCAACAACCCGCTGGGCATGTGCACGGACTGCAACGGCCTGGGCACCAAGCCGGAGATGGACCCGGACCTCATCGTCCCGGACACCTCGCGCAGCATCCGGGACGGCGCCATTGAACCGTGGGCCGGCAGCATGAACCGCGGCGAGGGCTGGACGGCCGACTTCGTGGAGAGCCTGTCCAAGGCCTTCAAGATTGATCTGGACGTGCCCTACGCCAAGCTGACCAGGCGTGAGAAGGACACGCTGATGTACGGCGCCAGCGGCAAGTCCTTCACCGTCGCGTGGGGCGAGGGCGGCAAGTACAAGATGGAGTGGGAGGGCCTGGTCGAGCGCATGATGCGCAACTTCAAGACGACCACCTCCGAGGCGCGCCGCACCGAGCTCCAGAAGTACTTCAGCGACAAGCCCTGCCCGTCCTGCAAGGGCGAGCGCCTGAAGCCGGAGAGCCGCGCGGTGAAGGTGCACGGGCGCACCATCGTGGACCTGAGCCGGCTGACCATCTCCGACTCACTGGGCTTCCTGAGCGACCTGGCCCTGTCCGCCCACGAGCGGAAGATCGCCACCGAGCTGCTGAAGGAGATTCGCAGCCGCCTGTCCTTCCTGGTGGACGTGGGCCTGGGCTACCTGATGCTGGACCGCACCGCGTCCACGCTGTCGGGCGGCGAGAGCCAGCGCATCCGGCTGGCGTCGCAGATGGGCAGCGAGCTGACGGGCGTCATCTACATCCTGGACGAGCCCTCCATCGGCCTGCACCAGCGCGACAACGGCAAGCTGCTGCTGACGCTCAAGCGCCTGAGGGACTTGGGCAACTCCGTCATCGTCGTGGAGCACGACGAGGAGACGATGGAGGAGGCGGACTGGCTGGTGGACTTCGGGCCGGGCGCGGGCGAGCTGGGGGGCCAGGTGGTGGCCCAGGGCACGCCGGCGGAGGTGATGGCGAACGAGGCCAGCTCCACCGGCGCGTACCTCTCCGGGCGGCTGGAAATCGAGATTCCACAGGAGCGCCGCAAGCCGGACCCGAAGCGCAAGCTGGTCATCCAGGGGGCGCGGGAGAACAACCTGAAGAACGTGGACGCGGAGATTCCGCTCGGCGTCTTCACCGCCGTCACCGGGGTGTCCGGCGCGGGCAAGTCCACGCTCATCAACGACATCCTCTTCCCCGCCCTGGCGCGGCACCTCTATGAGAGCCGCGAGGCCCCCGGCAAGCACAAGGCCGTGCACGGCCTGGAGCACCTGGACAAGGTCATCGACATCGACCAGCGCCCCATTGGCCGCACCCCGCGCAGCAACCCGGCCACGTACACCAAGCTCTTCGACAACATCCGCGAGGTGTTCGCGATGACGCCCGAGGCGCGCGCGTTCGGCTACGGGCCGGGCCGCTTCAGCTTCAACATCAAGGGCGGCCGCTGCGAGTCCTGCGAGGGCGACGGCGTGAAGCTGGTGGAGATGCACTTCCTGGCGGACGTCTACGTCCCGTGCGAGGTGTGCGCCGGCAAGCGCTTCAACGAGGCCACCCTGCGCGTGCGCTACAAGGGCAAGAATGTCGCCGAGGTGCTCGACATGAGCGTGCGCGAGGCGATGGAGCACTTCGGCGCGCACCGCGACATCATGCGCGTGCTCCAGACACTCCATGACGTGGGCCTGGGCTACATCCGCCTGGGGCAGCCCTCCCCCACCCTGTCCGGCGGCGAGGCCCAGCGCATCAAGCTGGCGCGTGAGCTGGCGCGCGTGGCCACCGGCCGCACGCTCTACATCCTCGACGAGCCCACCACCGGCCTGCACTTCGAGGACATCCGCAAGCTCCTGTCGGTGCTCAACCGGCTGGTGGAGGCGGGCAACACCGTGCTCGTCATCGAGCACAACCTGGACGTCATCAAGAGCGCGGACTGGATTGTCGACCTGGGGCCGGAGGGCGGCGCGGGCGGTGGCCGCATCCTGGCCGCCGGCACGCCCGAGGAGGTCGCCCAGGTCGAAGGCAGCCACACCGGCCGCTACCTGGGCCACGTGCTCACCAAGGCCCGCAGGGCCCGCGTGGGCGTGCGCGTGGAGGAAGCGGCGCCCCTGAAGAAGGGCGCCCGCGGCTGA
- the ogt gene encoding methylated-DNA--[protein]-cysteine S-methyltransferase — protein MDRAPTPIGLMRVVCDEAGCLRAVDWEEHEERMLRLLRLHYGANGYVLQPASDPFGRTAAMRAYLRGDLGAIDALPVATAGTPFQREVWRALRDIPAGATTSYGQLAQRIGRPKAVRAVGMANGANPIGVVVPCHRVVGANAALTGYGGGLQRKQWLLDHERRHAPGSPAPLPPREASSHEH, from the coding sequence ATGGACCGCGCTCCCACGCCCATCGGCCTGATGCGGGTCGTCTGTGACGAAGCGGGCTGCCTTCGCGCCGTCGACTGGGAGGAGCACGAAGAGCGGATGCTCCGGCTGCTGCGGCTCCACTACGGCGCCAACGGCTACGTGCTCCAGCCCGCGAGCGACCCGTTCGGCAGGACGGCCGCGATGCGGGCCTACCTGCGCGGAGACCTCGGCGCCATCGACGCGCTGCCCGTGGCCACCGCGGGCACGCCCTTCCAACGGGAGGTCTGGCGCGCGCTGCGCGACATCCCCGCCGGCGCCACCACCAGCTACGGCCAGCTCGCCCAGCGCATCGGGCGCCCCAAGGCCGTGCGCGCCGTGGGCATGGCCAACGGCGCCAACCCGATTGGCGTCGTCGTCCCCTGCCACCGCGTGGTGGGGGCCAACGCGGCGCTGACGGGCTACGGCGGAGGGCTGCAGCGCAAGCAGTGGCTGCTCGACCACGAGCGCCGCCATGCGCCAGGCTCCCCAGCCCCCCTTCCCCCACGAGAGGCGTCTTCCCATGAGCACTGA
- a CDS encoding AlkA N-terminal domain-containing protein → MNGLDPSACYRAMQTRDARFDGRFFTAVRTTRIYCRPICPARTPRFENCTFYPSAAGAQEAGYRPCLRCRPETSPDLAFWRGTSNTVARALALIAEGGLDEDGAGVSELADRLGVGDRQLRRLFQQHLGASPVAVAQTRRVLFARQLLHETALPMAQVALASGFRSVRRFNDVFRALYGRPPGALRRSRSPMAGAAAGVTLFIPYQPPYDWESMLAHLEARALPGLEHVEAGRYRRTVATPGGPGAVEVVRASGREGLLATLRLPAVQALPTVVAQVRRVFDVGADMAVIQAHLSRDALLAPLVARRPGLRAPGGWDGFELAIRAVLGQQVTLAAARGLGARLVAAYGEPVDVGATGDARLTRAFPRPERLAREDLSALGMPAARARTLSTLAAAAAADPLLFQPRATLEETVERFKRIPGIGDWTAQYIALRAVRETDAFPSADVALLRALADARGARPSPEEALRRAEAWSPWRAYAAQHLWAADAARPAPLLRLPRSPAPRRDDDAPAAAFAHGPRSHAHRPDAGRL, encoded by the coding sequence ATGAACGGCCTGGACCCCAGCGCGTGCTACCGCGCGATGCAGACCCGGGATGCCCGCTTCGACGGACGGTTCTTCACCGCCGTGCGGACCACGCGCATCTATTGCCGGCCCATCTGCCCGGCCCGGACGCCCCGCTTCGAGAACTGCACCTTCTATCCGAGCGCCGCCGGGGCCCAGGAGGCGGGCTACCGGCCCTGCCTGCGCTGCCGTCCGGAGACCTCACCGGACCTCGCCTTCTGGCGCGGCACCTCCAACACCGTCGCCCGGGCCCTGGCGCTCATCGCCGAAGGCGGGCTGGATGAGGACGGCGCGGGGGTGTCGGAGCTCGCGGACCGGCTGGGCGTGGGGGACCGGCAGCTCCGGCGGTTGTTCCAACAGCACCTGGGCGCCTCCCCCGTGGCCGTGGCCCAGACGCGGCGCGTGCTGTTCGCCCGGCAGCTCCTGCACGAGACGGCCCTGCCCATGGCCCAGGTGGCGCTGGCCTCGGGGTTCCGCAGCGTCCGCCGCTTCAACGACGTGTTCCGCGCCCTGTATGGGCGGCCGCCTGGCGCGCTCCGCCGGAGCCGGTCTCCCATGGCGGGCGCCGCGGCGGGCGTCACGCTGTTCATCCCCTACCAGCCGCCCTACGACTGGGAATCGATGCTGGCGCACCTGGAGGCGCGGGCCCTCCCAGGCCTGGAGCACGTGGAGGCCGGGCGCTACCGGCGCACGGTGGCGACGCCAGGCGGCCCGGGCGCCGTCGAGGTCGTCCGGGCCTCCGGGCGCGAGGGGCTGCTCGCGACGCTCCGCCTGCCCGCGGTCCAGGCGCTGCCCACGGTGGTGGCCCAGGTCCGGCGCGTCTTCGACGTGGGCGCGGACATGGCCGTCATCCAGGCGCATCTGTCCCGTGACGCGCTGCTCGCGCCGCTGGTGGCGCGGCGCCCCGGGCTGCGGGCCCCGGGCGGCTGGGATGGCTTCGAGCTGGCCATCCGCGCGGTGCTGGGCCAGCAGGTCACGTTGGCCGCCGCGCGCGGGCTCGGCGCGCGGCTGGTGGCGGCGTACGGGGAGCCGGTGGACGTCGGAGCGACAGGGGACGCCCGGCTGACGCGCGCCTTCCCCCGGCCGGAGCGACTGGCGCGTGAGGACTTGAGCGCGCTCGGGATGCCCGCCGCCCGCGCCCGGACGCTGTCGACCCTGGCCGCCGCGGCCGCCGCGGACCCGCTGCTGTTCCAGCCGCGCGCCACGTTGGAGGAGACCGTCGAGCGCTTCAAGCGCATCCCCGGCATCGGCGACTGGACGGCGCAGTACATCGCGCTGCGCGCCGTGCGTGAGACGGACGCCTTCCCCTCCGCGGACGTCGCGCTGCTGCGCGCCCTGGCCGATGCCCGGGGCGCGCGGCCTTCACCGGAGGAGGCACTCCGCCGCGCCGAGGCCTGGAGCCCCTGGCGCGCCTATGCCGCGCAGCACCTCTGGGCCGCCGACGCCGCCCGCCCCGCGCCCCTGCTCCGCCTCCCCCGTTCCCCTGCTCCCCGGAGAGATGACGATGCCCCCGCCGCTGCGTTTGCTCATGGACCGCGCTCCCACGCCCATCGGCCTGATGCGGGTCGTCTGTGA
- a CDS encoding isocitrate lyase/PEP mutase family protein yields the protein MSTDTPHRAETFHALHQGPDLLILPNAWDAGSARLIESLGAKAIATTSAGVAWTHGYPDGDALPLERLLSTVSAITRVIRVPLTVDFEGGYSDDPAQVGEAAARLIDAGAVGINLEDGSGPPAALCEKLARVRQASTRRGVRLFINVRTDVYLRGLVPEPLRQQETLARAEQYRAAGADGLFVPALVDAAGLQAIAAGTVLPVNAMVRPGLPDAQALRRLGVRRLSAGTSIPVTLLSQASALVSGFLADGRSEPLTQGRMSYAAINALMPPDAP from the coding sequence ATGAGCACTGACACTCCGCATCGCGCCGAAACGTTCCACGCCCTGCACCAGGGCCCCGACCTCCTCATCCTGCCCAACGCCTGGGACGCGGGCAGCGCGCGGCTCATCGAGAGCCTGGGCGCGAAGGCCATCGCCACCACGAGCGCGGGCGTCGCCTGGACGCATGGCTATCCGGATGGAGACGCGCTGCCCCTGGAGCGGCTGCTCTCCACGGTGAGCGCCATCACCCGCGTCATCCGCGTGCCGCTCACGGTGGATTTCGAGGGCGGCTACTCCGACGACCCGGCCCAGGTGGGGGAGGCGGCCGCGCGGCTCATCGACGCGGGCGCCGTGGGCATCAACCTCGAGGACGGCAGCGGCCCGCCCGCCGCGCTCTGCGAGAAGCTTGCCCGCGTGAGGCAGGCCAGCACGCGGCGGGGGGTCCGGCTCTTCATCAACGTGCGCACGGACGTGTACCTGCGCGGGCTCGTCCCGGAACCGCTGCGGCAACAGGAGACGCTGGCCCGGGCCGAGCAGTACCGCGCCGCCGGGGCGGATGGCCTCTTCGTGCCCGCCCTGGTGGACGCCGCCGGCCTCCAGGCCATCGCGGCGGGGACGGTGCTCCCCGTCAACGCCATGGTCCGTCCGGGCCTCCCTGACGCCCAGGCGCTGCGGCGGCTGGGGGTCCGCCGGCTCTCCGCCGGCACCTCCATTCCCGTGACGCTCCTGAGCCAGGCCTCGGCCCTGGTCTCCGGCTTCCTGGCGGACGGACGCTCCGAGCCGCTGACGCAGGGCCGGATGAGCTACGCCGCCATCAACGCGCTGATGCCGCCGGACGCGCCCTGA
- a CDS encoding choice-of-anchor D domain-containing protein — MRGAFGWVALVAAMVAGVACERPASQKAKSAFVVRPEIVDFGPAALGHTKTFKLRIANAGRASYRVEGAISSVPNVDIPPFEPFVLSAGGEQDIEIHFNPQVEGEVQGMVEILTDAEAGGRVPVSGRGVKAFIEVSSEAIDFGNVAMGLVEMREVTVRNPSDVDSPLSLAVQGADADQFTAGQGLPSTLAPGEARVVPVAYAPSRLGAAEAALHVVVCDGCAPAVVPLTGNGVASKLEVTPLRVDFGRVALGATAEQVITVRNQGSQPLSFTGSQLVDSVDGVFRITSAPVVANGLLAPGAAVELRVAFTPTAVGAVREGRVEIGVREQGSSAPGPKVALAGEGGGSCVTVLPRRLGFGTVAEGMTATRDVTVYNRCREDVSVSDLQLDTRQGGYFTLAQAPASVTVPAGQNAKVSVTFRPRAGHADVSAGRLSVTVRDDGASATEAVELEGRGRVFAPCQYALPRQLDFGKVPVGAEVALGVTLRNTGAEACYLASMQLAQGSDAVFTATPVRNGVLEPGAKATLLVRFKPSEEGGFSGLAEAWVNSPTQGHPLVELQGEGVVGCFAVQPTTLDFGVSKLTCAPRTRELVAVNTCVGPVQVSQVAFDADAGEFTVTGGGDAPWTLAGQDARTLTAAYAPVDEGTDAAALRFTLADGAVYTVGLVGQGATKAERTDRFFQESQAKVDVLFVVDNSGSMMEEQQSLGQNFAAFLSAANVASVDYRIGVTTTGLDPSPGGWSECPGGAQGGENGRLFPVDGSRPRIITPATPDAAGVFAANTHVGVCHWNEQGLEAAYRALADPLLYNHDDPRTPLLDDGNGGFLRDDARLAIIFVSDEEDFSTQPVSFYETYMLALKGNDRSKLSVNAIVGPSDLSRCPTSSSSGSRYIQLAEATGGVVDSICTPNWAGSLENLSDSTFGANRKFPLAETPEDPASIVVDVDGVRVTSGWQYDARENAILFDRAAAPDAGSLVEVTYPLGCG; from the coding sequence ATGCGTGGGGCGTTCGGGTGGGTGGCGTTGGTGGCGGCGATGGTGGCGGGGGTGGCGTGTGAGCGGCCCGCATCACAGAAGGCGAAGAGCGCCTTCGTCGTCCGGCCGGAGATCGTGGATTTCGGTCCCGCGGCGCTGGGCCATACCAAGACGTTCAAGCTGCGAATCGCCAATGCGGGGCGGGCCTCCTACCGGGTGGAGGGCGCCATCTCCAGCGTGCCCAACGTCGACATTCCGCCCTTCGAGCCCTTCGTCCTGTCCGCGGGCGGCGAGCAGGACATCGAAATCCACTTCAACCCGCAGGTGGAGGGTGAGGTGCAGGGCATGGTGGAGATCCTCACCGACGCGGAGGCCGGCGGGCGGGTGCCGGTGTCCGGCCGCGGGGTGAAGGCCTTCATCGAGGTGTCCTCGGAGGCCATCGACTTCGGCAACGTGGCCATGGGGCTGGTGGAGATGCGTGAGGTGACGGTGCGCAACCCGTCCGACGTGGACAGCCCGCTGTCGCTGGCGGTGCAGGGCGCGGACGCGGACCAGTTCACCGCCGGGCAGGGGCTGCCCTCCACGCTGGCGCCCGGCGAGGCGCGGGTGGTGCCGGTGGCCTACGCCCCGAGCCGGCTGGGCGCGGCCGAGGCGGCGCTGCACGTCGTGGTGTGTGACGGCTGTGCGCCGGCGGTGGTGCCGCTGACGGGCAACGGCGTGGCCTCCAAGCTGGAGGTGACGCCGCTGCGCGTGGACTTCGGGCGCGTGGCGCTGGGCGCCACGGCGGAGCAGGTCATCACCGTGCGCAACCAGGGCTCGCAGCCGCTGAGCTTCACGGGCTCGCAGCTCGTGGACAGCGTGGACGGCGTCTTCCGCATCACCAGCGCGCCCGTGGTGGCCAACGGCCTGCTGGCGCCGGGCGCGGCGGTGGAGCTGCGGGTGGCCTTCACCCCCACGGCGGTGGGCGCGGTGCGTGAGGGCCGGGTGGAGATTGGCGTGCGCGAGCAGGGCTCCAGCGCACCGGGCCCCAAGGTGGCGCTGGCCGGCGAGGGCGGCGGTTCGTGCGTGACGGTGCTGCCCCGGCGCCTGGGCTTCGGCACGGTGGCGGAGGGCATGACGGCGACGCGGGACGTCACCGTCTACAACCGCTGCCGCGAGGACGTCAGCGTGAGCGACCTCCAGTTGGACACGCGGCAGGGCGGCTACTTCACCCTGGCCCAGGCCCCCGCCAGCGTGACGGTGCCCGCGGGGCAGAACGCGAAGGTGAGCGTCACCTTCCGGCCCAGGGCGGGCCACGCGGACGTCAGCGCGGGGCGGCTCTCCGTCACGGTGCGCGATGATGGCGCCTCGGCGACGGAGGCGGTGGAGCTGGAGGGCCGGGGCCGGGTGTTCGCGCCGTGCCAGTACGCGCTGCCCCGGCAGCTCGACTTCGGCAAGGTGCCGGTGGGCGCGGAGGTGGCGCTGGGGGTGACGCTGCGGAACACGGGCGCGGAGGCGTGCTACCTGGCGTCGATGCAGCTCGCCCAGGGCTCGGACGCCGTCTTCACCGCGACCCCGGTGCGCAACGGGGTGCTGGAGCCGGGCGCGAAGGCGACGCTGCTGGTCCGCTTCAAGCCGTCCGAGGAGGGCGGCTTCTCCGGCCTGGCGGAGGCCTGGGTGAACAGCCCCACGCAGGGGCACCCGCTGGTGGAGCTGCAGGGCGAGGGCGTGGTGGGGTGCTTCGCGGTGCAGCCCACCACGTTGGACTTCGGCGTCTCCAAGCTGACGTGCGCCCCGCGCACGCGGGAGCTGGTGGCGGTCAACACGTGCGTCGGGCCCGTCCAGGTGAGCCAGGTGGCCTTCGACGCGGACGCGGGCGAGTTCACCGTGACGGGCGGCGGCGACGCCCCGTGGACGCTCGCGGGCCAGGACGCGCGGACGCTGACGGCGGCCTACGCGCCGGTGGACGAGGGCACCGACGCGGCGGCGCTGCGCTTCACGCTGGCGGACGGCGCCGTCTACACCGTGGGGCTGGTGGGGCAGGGCGCGACGAAGGCGGAGCGGACGGACCGCTTCTTCCAGGAGTCGCAGGCGAAGGTGGACGTGCTCTTCGTGGTCGACAACTCGGGCTCCATGATGGAGGAGCAGCAGAGCCTGGGGCAGAACTTCGCGGCCTTCCTCAGCGCGGCGAACGTCGCCTCGGTGGACTACCGCATCGGCGTCACCACCACGGGCCTGGACCCGTCGCCGGGCGGCTGGTCCGAGTGTCCGGGCGGCGCGCAGGGCGGTGAGAATGGCCGCCTGTTCCCCGTGGATGGCTCGCGGCCGCGCATCATCACCCCGGCGACGCCGGATGCCGCGGGCGTCTTCGCCGCCAACACCCACGTGGGGGTCTGCCATTGGAACGAGCAGGGCCTGGAGGCCGCCTACCGCGCGCTGGCGGACCCGCTGCTCTACAACCACGATGACCCGCGCACCCCGCTGCTCGACGACGGCAACGGCGGCTTCCTGCGCGACGACGCGCGGCTGGCCATCATCTTCGTGTCGGACGAGGAGGACTTCAGCACGCAGCCGGTGTCCTTCTATGAGACGTACATGCTGGCGCTGAAGGGCAATGACCGCTCCAAGCTGAGCGTCAACGCCATCGTCGGGCCGTCGGACCTGTCCCGGTGCCCCACGTCCAGCAGCTCGGGCAGCCGCTACATCCAGCTCGCGGAGGCCACGGGCGGCGTGGTGGACAGCATCTGCACGCCGAACTGGGCCGGCTCGCTGGAGAACCTCTCCGACAGCACCTTCGGCGCGAACCGCAAGTTCCCGCTGGCCGAGACGCCGGAGGACCCGGCCAGCATCGTCGTGGACGTGGACGGCGTCCGGGTGACGTCCGGCTGGCAGTACGACGCCCGTGAGAACGCCATCCTCTTCGACCGCGCCGCGGCCCCCGACGCGGGTTCGTTGGTGGAGGTGACGTACCCTCTGGGCTGCGGCTGA
- a CDS encoding POT family MFS transporter: MAQASAAQSNKFPPQIPFIIGNEACERFSFYGMRNILTVFLIDYLLRTQIPDNALREAEAKSLMHTFMAGVYFFPLIGGYLADRFFGKYRIILGLSLVYCLGHACLAVFEHNVTGFFTGLALIAIGSGGIKPCVAAMVGDQFNESNSHLVKKVFAIFYWTINFGSFFASLFIPLLLKHFGPSVAFGIPGVLMFIATFIFWLGRHKYVRVPATGANPHSFTKVVFSALRNRGQGKSWLDGARKEHPEEAVDGVKAVFKVSALLLPFVPFFWMLFDQKASTWVVQARAMDPQVGPFTFQASQMQFVNPLLVMLLIPFLTAVVYPAFQRAGWELTPLRRMPLGLVVGALSFIIAGFFQVTMEGGTTLNIAWQILPYIVLTLGEILMSTTGLEFAYTQAPREMKGTIQSVWLVTNTLANVAVAVSSKLNVFTGSGQFFFYAGFALLAAVGMALVARRYVVRDYYQTSAPVPTEERNAAGVTPGSAKSA, translated from the coding sequence ATGGCCCAGGCAAGCGCCGCGCAGAGCAACAAGTTCCCGCCGCAAATCCCCTTCATCATCGGCAACGAGGCGTGTGAGCGCTTCAGCTTCTACGGGATGCGGAACATCCTCACGGTGTTCCTCATCGACTACCTGCTGCGCACGCAGATACCGGACAACGCGCTGCGGGAGGCCGAAGCGAAGAGCCTGATGCACACGTTCATGGCGGGCGTGTACTTCTTCCCGCTCATCGGCGGGTACCTGGCGGACCGCTTCTTCGGGAAGTACCGCATCATCCTGGGCCTGAGCCTGGTGTACTGCCTGGGCCACGCGTGCCTGGCCGTCTTCGAGCACAACGTCACGGGGTTCTTCACGGGCCTGGCGCTCATCGCCATTGGCAGTGGCGGAATCAAACCCTGCGTGGCGGCCATGGTGGGGGACCAGTTCAACGAGTCCAACAGCCACCTGGTGAAGAAGGTCTTCGCCATCTTCTACTGGACCATCAACTTCGGCTCGTTCTTCGCGTCGCTGTTCATCCCCCTGCTGCTCAAGCACTTCGGGCCGTCGGTGGCCTTCGGCATCCCCGGCGTGCTGATGTTCATCGCCACGTTCATCTTCTGGCTGGGCCGCCACAAGTACGTCCGGGTGCCCGCGACGGGCGCCAACCCGCACAGCTTCACCAAGGTGGTGTTCAGCGCGCTGCGCAACCGGGGCCAGGGCAAGAGCTGGCTGGACGGCGCGAGGAAGGAGCACCCCGAGGAGGCCGTGGACGGCGTGAAGGCGGTGTTCAAGGTGAGCGCGCTGCTGCTGCCCTTCGTGCCCTTCTTCTGGATGCTCTTCGACCAGAAGGCGTCCACGTGGGTGGTGCAGGCCCGGGCCATGGACCCGCAGGTGGGGCCGTTCACCTTCCAGGCCAGCCAGATGCAGTTCGTCAACCCGCTGCTGGTGATGCTGCTCATCCCCTTCCTGACGGCCGTCGTCTACCCGGCCTTCCAGCGCGCCGGCTGGGAGCTGACGCCGCTGCGGCGCATGCCGCTGGGCCTGGTGGTGGGCGCGCTGTCCTTCATCATCGCGGGCTTCTTCCAGGTGACGATGGAGGGCGGCACGACGCTGAACATCGCGTGGCAGATCCTCCCGTACATCGTGCTGACGCTGGGTGAAATCCTGATGTCCACCACGGGCCTGGAGTTCGCGTACACGCAGGCCCCGCGGGAGATGAAGGGCACCATCCAGAGCGTGTGGCTGGTGACGAACACGCTGGCCAACGTGGCGGTGGCCGTCTCCTCCAAGCTGAACGTCTTCACGGGCTCCGGGCAGTTCTTCTTCTATGCCGGCTTCGCCCTGCTGGCCGCCGTGGGCATGGCGCTGGTGGCCCGCCGCTACGTGGTGCGCGACTACTACCAGACGTCCGCGCCCGTCCCCACCGAGGAGCGCAACGCCGCGGGCGTGACGCCCGGCTCGGCGAAGTCCGCGTAG